From the ANME-2 cluster archaeon genome, one window contains:
- a CDS encoding YIP1 family protein, translating into MNLMERITGMITRPKETIDDISENPYIEEAVLIVGITAVFYAISAYLMQSKIIYDYGDMDVGGMETLKLITTVTPIIFALIGVFVMWVIAAGIVHLISVALGGEGKFIQMLVVYGYAYIPYIISTVVGIILMNFVDPITITISSTGASNNYMADFMSDPLYQASLVSGTLLKLWSIGLVFLGVRHIHDLSGNKALIAVALPLLSLLFGIVMTLLSSSLMG; encoded by the coding sequence ATGAACCTGATGGAAAGAATTACCGGGATGATCACACGTCCCAAAGAAACGATAGACGATATATCTGAAAATCCTTACATAGAAGAAGCGGTCCTTATTGTTGGAATAACTGCGGTATTTTATGCAATTTCTGCATACCTGATGCAAAGCAAGATTATCTATGATTATGGTGATATGGATGTCGGTGGTATGGAAACATTGAAATTGATAACCACGGTGACGCCTATTATTTTTGCATTGATAGGCGTATTTGTTATGTGGGTTATTGCTGCAGGTATCGTCCATTTGATATCGGTGGCACTGGGTGGGGAAGGTAAGTTCATCCAGATGCTGGTGGTGTATGGCTATGCTTATATTCCTTATATAATCAGTACGGTTGTAGGAATTATATTAATGAACTTTGTTGACCCGATCACTATTACTATTTCATCTACCGGGGCTTCTAACAATTATATGGCTGATTTTATGTCCGACCCATTATACCAGGCTTCCCTGGTTTCTGGTACTTTATTGAAATTGTGGAGCATCGGCCTGGTATTTTTAGGGGTCAGGCACATCCATGATCTAAGTGGCAACAAGGCTTTGATCGCTGTGGCTTTACCATTGTTGTCCTTGTTATTCGGGATTGTAATGACATTGTTATCAAGTTCGTTAATGGGATAA
- a CDS encoding deoxyribonucleoside 5'-monophosphate N-glycosidase, translating to MNRVFLSGSIRGGRRLVETYRLMADVMLSAGVEVLSEHVARETVFDDEREMSEQEIFMRDVGGIQQCDCLVAEVSVHSIGVGYEICYAVGLEKPVLCVYERDSNVSAMVLGNKGVVVQSYTDPDELRQIVQGFVGSVESGGHVSKKVENTG from the coding sequence ATGAACCGGGTATTCCTGTCAGGTTCAATACGGGGTGGGCGCAGATTGGTAGAAACCTACAGGTTAATGGCAGATGTGATGCTATCGGCTGGTGTGGAGGTGCTGAGTGAACATGTGGCCAGGGAGACGGTGTTTGATGATGAGAGGGAGATGAGCGAGCAAGAGATATTTATGAGGGATGTGGGGGGCATACAGCAGTGCGACTGCCTGGTGGCAGAGGTGAGCGTACATTCTATCGGTGTCGGATACGAGATATGCTATGCTGTGGGCCTGGAAAAGCCTGTTTTGTGTGTGTATGAACGGGACTCAAATGTATCTGCAATGGTGCTGGGGAATAAGGGGGTAGTGGTGCAGAGTTATACTGATCCGGATGAACTGCGTCAGATTGTGCAGGGGTTTGTGGGGTCGGTGGAGTCAGGTGGGCATGTATCGAAAAAAGTGGAAAACACTGGATAA
- a CDS encoding YIP1 family protein: MKRMNLIGRITGIITNPRETVQDISENSHIEDAVLIIGIFAILSAIFGYMSQNIIIYEFIGMDQGDPGASSYSAASGSSVFTIIIGFISVIIGWIIVSGIVHLFSIALGGEGSFKKVLMINSYANIPLLLGTVVNLILISLMSPKNLVFDFSTVSSPFSIMFDMVEISTRALMSDPYYQVIYVITIVANLWTIGLVILGIKFIHDLSINRALIAVSILILLFIVGNGPTLYFMFS; the protein is encoded by the coding sequence GTGAAAAGAATGAACCTGATAGGTAGGATTACCGGGATAATAACAAATCCCAGGGAAACAGTTCAAGACATATCTGAAAATTCACATATTGAAGATGCAGTACTAATCATAGGAATATTTGCAATATTATCTGCAATTTTTGGATATATGAGTCAGAACATAATTATTTATGAATTTATTGGTATGGACCAGGGTGATCCGGGAGCTTCTAGTTATTCGGCAGCTTCCGGTTCTTCGGTGTTCACTATTATTATTGGATTTATTAGTGTAATTATAGGATGGATAATTGTATCGGGGATAGTGCATCTTTTTTCAATTGCATTAGGCGGGGAAGGTTCGTTCAAAAAGGTGCTTATGATCAATAGTTATGCAAATATTCCTTTGTTGTTAGGTACAGTTGTCAATTTGATACTGATTTCATTAATGAGTCCGAAAAACCTTGTCTTTGACTTTTCAACAGTAAGTTCACCTTTCAGTATAATGTTCGACATGGTGGAAATAAGCACGAGAGCACTTATGTCTGATCCATATTATCAGGTTATTTATGTCATCACTATCGTGGCGAATTTGTGGACCATCGGTCTGGTAATTCTGGGTATTAAATTCATACATGATTTAAGTATAAACAGAGCTCTGATTGCAGTATCAATACTAATATTGCTCTTCATTGTGGGGAATGGACCTACATTGTATTTTATGTTTAGCTAG
- a CDS encoding ABC transporter permease: MKFYDALEFVFLSFSGEKFKTVMSSLGIIIGVAAIVVMLSVGEGLVTGVSSAFGDMDLNMVQVIPGGFEPAGTGRPMKNAVLDDRDVSLLEGVIGVESVSPRRSTGALMEFRSDERSVGVVAITPSKESKISDTIEAGRFLSDSDRSSMVLGYDIANKMFDMKINPGSHIILTNSLTNTSIDYKVVGILEDVEQMSLLGGSSNSQIYITHPSMKNLLDIQEYSFSSINVWVKDQDMIAETIERMDKSLQRTHRNEKYTIFDQSGFLESLTELLTQIKYGLGGIGAVALAVGGIGIINVMMLTVTERIKEIGVMKAVGANKGDIRTLFLIESGILGLVSGLIGVSLGGGLAYLISVLGNFPSTVTLTSILIGLAFGVITSVVAGVYPASRAARLDPVEALRAE, translated from the coding sequence ATGAAATTCTACGATGCCCTGGAATTTGTATTCCTGAGCTTTAGTGGTGAGAAGTTCAAGACCGTAATGTCAAGTCTTGGCATTATCATAGGAGTGGCAGCTATCGTGGTCATGCTCTCTGTGGGCGAAGGATTGGTAACCGGGGTTTCCTCTGCTTTTGGTGATATGGACCTGAACATGGTGCAGGTCATACCTGGAGGTTTCGAGCCTGCCGGCACTGGCAGACCCATGAAGAATGCAGTACTGGATGACAGGGATGTTTCCTTGCTGGAAGGTGTAATAGGTGTTGAGAGTGTCTCTCCGCGCCGTTCTACCGGGGCCCTTATGGAGTTTCGTAGTGATGAACGAAGTGTGGGTGTCGTTGCCATAACACCATCAAAAGAATCAAAGATATCCGATACTATCGAGGCTGGAAGGTTCCTAAGTGATTCGGACCGCAGCAGTATGGTGCTGGGATATGATATTGCCAATAAGATGTTTGATATGAAGATCAACCCCGGGTCACATATTATACTTACGAACAGCCTGACCAATACCAGTATTGATTATAAGGTGGTGGGTATCCTTGAGGATGTGGAACAGATGTCCTTGCTTGGAGGCAGTAGCAATTCCCAGATATATATTACCCACCCGAGCATGAAGAATCTACTCGACATTCAAGAGTATTCATTTTCATCGATCAATGTCTGGGTAAAAGACCAGGATATGATTGCTGAAACTATTGAACGGATGGACAAAAGTCTCCAGAGGACCCACAGGAATGAAAAATATACTATCTTTGACCAGAGCGGGTTTCTGGAAAGTCTAACAGAATTGCTCACCCAAATAAAATACGGACTGGGCGGCATAGGTGCTGTGGCCCTTGCAGTGGGTGGCATAGGTATTATAAATGTGATGATGCTTACTGTTACTGAACGGATCAAGGAGATAGGTGTCATGAAAGCAGTGGGTGCTAATAAAGGTGATATCAGGACATTGTTCCTGATCGAATCCGGCATACTGGGTCTGGTCAGCGGCCTTATCGGGGTTTCCCTAGGAGGGGGCCTGGCATACCTGATATCTGTACTGGGCAACTTCCCCAGCACTGTGACCCTGACATCGATATTGATAGGTCTGGCCTTCGGGGTGATCACATCCGTGGTAGCAGGTGTGTACCCTGCATCAAGGGCGGCACGGCTGGACCCTGTGGAAGCACTGAGGGCTGAATGA